In a genomic window of Xylophilus rhododendri:
- a CDS encoding SDR family oxidoreductase, whose product MQQQALPLVFITGASSGIGQALALRYYRQGWRLALVARRQEQIDAWAGEQGLEAGRWASYRADVSVIDSIVAAARACIAAQGLPDVVIANAGISIGIDTAERADIDVLAESLAVNTVGMAATFHAFVAPMVQRGAGRLVGMASVAGIRGLPGHGAYCGSKAAAIAYCESLRGELRGSGVRVVTICPGYVDTPLTRQNRYGMPFLMTPEAFAAKAVPVIAAGAARRVIPWQMGIVASVLRLLPTSIFDRLLAGRPRKHRRSE is encoded by the coding sequence ATCCAACAGCAGGCTCTGCCGCTCGTCTTCATCACCGGTGCATCGAGCGGCATCGGCCAGGCGCTCGCCCTTCGGTATTACCGGCAGGGCTGGCGGCTGGCGCTGGTCGCGCGGCGCCAGGAGCAGATCGACGCCTGGGCCGGCGAGCAGGGTCTTGAAGCCGGCCGCTGGGCCAGCTACCGGGCCGATGTGTCCGTCATCGACAGCATCGTCGCGGCCGCGCGGGCCTGCATCGCCGCCCAGGGCCTGCCGGACGTGGTGATCGCCAACGCGGGCATCAGCATCGGCATCGATACCGCCGAGCGTGCCGACATCGACGTGCTGGCCGAGAGCCTTGCCGTCAACACGGTCGGCATGGCCGCCACCTTCCACGCCTTCGTCGCGCCCATGGTGCAGCGCGGCGCCGGACGGCTGGTGGGCATGGCCAGCGTGGCGGGCATCCGCGGACTGCCGGGCCACGGCGCCTATTGCGGCAGCAAGGCCGCGGCGATCGCCTATTGCGAAAGCCTGCGCGGCGAATTGCGCGGCAGCGGCGTGCGGGTGGTCACGATCTGTCCGGGTTATGTGGATACGCCGCTGACCCGGCAGAACCGCTACGGCATGCCTTTCTTGATGACACCCGAAGCCTTCGCCGCCAAGGCCGTTCCCGTGATCGCGGCGGGCGCGGCGCGGCGCGTGATCCCCTGGCAGATGGGCATCGTGGCCTCTGTCCTGCGTCTGTTGCCGACGTCGATCTTCGACCGGCTCCTGGCAGGCCGCCCGCGCAAACACCGGCGCAGCGAGTAA